A part of Salmo trutta chromosome 15, fSalTru1.1, whole genome shotgun sequence genomic DNA contains:
- the LOC115148832 gene encoding CCR4-NOT transcription complex subunit 8: MPAALADTSQIICEVWASNVEEEMRKIRQIIQSYNSIAMDTEFPGVVVRPIGEFRSTVDYQYQLLRCNVDLLKIIQLGLSFMNEDGDYPPGTTTWQFNFKFNLTEDMYSQDSIDLLQNSGLQFKKHEEEGIDTLYFAELLMTSGLVLCENVKWLSFHSGYDFGYLVKLLTDTRLPEEEHEFFQILNLFFPAIYDVKYLMKSCKNLKGGLQEVADQLELKRIGRQHQAGSDSLLTGMAFFRMKELFFEDNIDDAKYCGRLYGLGSGSTQNQNGISSSSQEETNNKH; the protein is encoded by the exons ATGCCAGCCGCACTTGCAGATACCAGTCAGATTATCTGTGAGGTCTGGGCAAGCAATGTGGAGGAGGAAATGAGGAAAATCCGACAGATAATTCAAAGCTACAACTCCATTGCCATG GACACAGAATTCCCCGGAGTAGTAGTTCGACCCATTGGCGAGTTTCGCAGCACAGTAGATTACCAGTACCAGCTCTTGAGGTGCAATGTGGACCTTCTGAAAATCATCCAATTGGGACTGTCGTTTATGAATGAGGATGGAGACTATCCTCCTGGAACAACAACATGGCAGTTCAATTTCAAATTTAATTTAAC AGAGGATAtgtactcccaggactcaatAGACCTACTCCAAAACTCCGGCCTCCAATTCAAAAAGCACGAGGAAGAGGGGATCGACACACTCTACTTTGCTGAGCTCCTGATGACATCTGGTTTAGTGCTGTGTGAAAATGTCAAGTGGCTCTCCTTTCACAG CGGGTATGATTTTGGCTACTTGGTGAAGCTCTTAACGGACACTCGCCTACCCGAGGAGGAACATGAGTTCTTCCAGATCCTCAATCTCTTCTTCCCTGCAATCTATGATGTGAAATATCTGATGAAAAGCTGTAAGAACTTAAAG GGAGGACTCCAGGAGGTGGCTGACCAGCTGGAactgaagaggattgggagacaGCACCAGGCTGGTTCCGATTCACTGCTCACAGGGATGGCATTCTTTAGGATGAAAGAG CTTTTCTTTGAAGACAACATTGATGATGCAAAGTATTGTGGGCGATTGTATGGATTGGGCTCTGGGTCCACTCAAAATCAGAACGGCATCTCAAGCTCTTCCCAAGAGGAAACTAACAACAAGCACTGA
- the LOC115148830 gene encoding protein FAM114A2 isoform X1, whose amino-acid sequence MSDSEAPGDPAGSSEVAETEAPPLQTPTVTPPDSALQAQPGESTTYNSTDVPPTRNGRKTRKRPDPKPPVEVHKTQEEKPKVDGEPAKTSSESTVVQGGWGYWGSWGKSIMSTASATVATVGQGITQAIEKAETSLGIPSPTELSAQIGEEDKQEGEPSNETAKGEGDGALAMGSAIGMFSSLSSVVQSTGKTVLIGGLDALEFIGKKTMDVIAEGDPGYKKTKGLMNRTNTLSQVLREAKEREEQETAKEMSSDTENKAHYGMLFDEFQGLSHLEALEILSRESESKVKSVLTTLSGEELDQLKEDLELIKEPFSLVEFDEEEVNEKKDEDGAEFLRELTGALDGLHISTKADKLGKVSKNACDQIAQMTKLIKEEGNEEEVAKTYTVEDVHSSAIRNLAELTARSIEQFHKVAEMILFCTSQEVTTLEQAKILSQITIVLCKEISLLSKKFTSCLTTIGSNKKGDVLNPLITGVFLEASNSASYIQDAFQLLMPVLEVSHIQRSADSSQQ is encoded by the exons ATGTCAGACAGCGAAGCCCCTGGTGACCCTGCTGGGAGTTCAGAGGTCGCAGAGACAGAGGCCCCACCACTGCAGACCCCCACTGTGACGCCACCAGACAGTGCTCTACAGGCACAACCTGGAGAGAGCACCACATATAACTCCACAGATGTCCCCCCAACCAGGAACGGAAGGAAGACCAGGAAGAGACCAGATCCAAAACCTCCAGTTGAAGTCCACAAGACTCAGGAGGAGAAACCTAAAGTAGATGGAGAGCCAGCCAAG acatcCAGTGAGTCAACAGTAGTCCAGGGAGGATGGGGCTACTGGGGGAGCTGGGGAAAGTCCATAATGTCAACGGCCTCAGCCACTGTGGCCACTGTAG GTCAAGGGATCACCCAGGCTATTGAGAAGGCAGAGACTTCTCTGGGAATCCCCAGCCCCACAGAGCTGTCTGCACAGATTGGAGAGGAGGACAAACAAGAGG GTGAACCCAGTAATGAGACTGCTAAAGGGGAAGGAGATGGTGCATTGGCTATGGGAAGCGCCATTGGAATGTTCTCATCCCTCAGCAGTGTTGTTCAAAGCACC GGTAAAACGGTCCTAATAGGGGGTTTAGATGCCTTGGAGTTCATAGGCAAGAAGACCATGGATGTCATAGCAGAGGGAGATCCAGGGTACAAGAAAACAAAGGGTCTGATGAACAGGACTAACACTCTTTCTCAG GTCTTACGGGAggctaaggagagagaggagcaggaaaCAGCCAAGGAGATGTCCTCCGACACAGAAAATAAGGCCCATTACGGAATGCTGTTCGATGAATTCCAGGGCCTATCCCATCTGGAAGCTCTGGAGATTCTCTCCAGGGAGAGTGAGTCAAAG GTAAAGTCTGTTCTGACcactctgtctggagaggagcTGGACCAACTTAAAGAGGACCTGGAGCTCATAAAGGAACCCTTCTCTCTGGTGGAGTTTGATGAGGAGGAGGTGAATGAAAAGAAAG ATGAAGATGGCGCTGAGTTTCTGAGGGAATTAACAGGGGCCCTGGATGGACTACACATATCCACAAAAGCTGACAAACTTGGCAAG GTGAGTAAGAATGCATGTGACCAGATTGCCCAAATGACCAAACTCATAAAGGAAGAAGGGAATGAAGAGGAAGTGGCAAAAACCTATACTGTTGAG GATGTCCACTCGTCGGCCATCAGAAACCTGGCTGAGCTCACAGCCAGATCCATAGAGCAGTTCCACAAAGTGGCCGAGATGATCCTGTTCTGTACCAGCCAGGAGGTCACCACTCTGGAGCAGGCCAAAATCCTCTCGCA AATAACAATTGTTTTGTGTAAAGAGATATCACTACTTTCCAAGAAGTTCACCTCCTGTTTAACTACAATAGGG TCAAATAAAAAGGGAGATGTCCTCAATCCACTCATAACAGGAGTATTCTTGGAG GCTTCCAACAGTGCATCGTACATCCAGGATGCCTTCCAGCTCCTCATGCCTGTATTGGAGGTGTCCCACATTCAAAGGAGTGCTGACTCCAGCCAACAGTGA
- the LOC115148830 gene encoding protein FAM114A2 isoform X2: MSDSEAPGDPAGSSEVAETEAPPLQTPTVTPPDSALQAQPGESTTYNSTDVPPTRNGRKTRKRPDPKPPVEVHKTQEEKPKVDGEPAKTSSESTVVQGGWGYWGSWGKSIMSTASATVATVGQGITQAIEKAETSLGIPSPTELSAQIGEEDKQEGEPSNETAKGEGDGALAMGSAIGMFSSLSSVVQSTGKTVLIGGLDALEFIGKKTMDVIAEGDPGYKKTKGLMNRTNTLSQVLREAKEREEQETAKEMSSDTENKAHYGMLFDEFQGLSHLEALEILSRESESKVKSVLTTLSGEELDQLKEDLELIKEPFSLVEFDEEEVNEKKDEDGAEFLRELTGALDGLHISTKADKLGKVSKNACDQIAQMTKLIKEEGNEEEVAKTYTVEDVHSSAIRNLAELTARSIEQFHKVAEMILFCTSQEVTTLEQAKILSQ; encoded by the exons ATGTCAGACAGCGAAGCCCCTGGTGACCCTGCTGGGAGTTCAGAGGTCGCAGAGACAGAGGCCCCACCACTGCAGACCCCCACTGTGACGCCACCAGACAGTGCTCTACAGGCACAACCTGGAGAGAGCACCACATATAACTCCACAGATGTCCCCCCAACCAGGAACGGAAGGAAGACCAGGAAGAGACCAGATCCAAAACCTCCAGTTGAAGTCCACAAGACTCAGGAGGAGAAACCTAAAGTAGATGGAGAGCCAGCCAAG acatcCAGTGAGTCAACAGTAGTCCAGGGAGGATGGGGCTACTGGGGGAGCTGGGGAAAGTCCATAATGTCAACGGCCTCAGCCACTGTGGCCACTGTAG GTCAAGGGATCACCCAGGCTATTGAGAAGGCAGAGACTTCTCTGGGAATCCCCAGCCCCACAGAGCTGTCTGCACAGATTGGAGAGGAGGACAAACAAGAGG GTGAACCCAGTAATGAGACTGCTAAAGGGGAAGGAGATGGTGCATTGGCTATGGGAAGCGCCATTGGAATGTTCTCATCCCTCAGCAGTGTTGTTCAAAGCACC GGTAAAACGGTCCTAATAGGGGGTTTAGATGCCTTGGAGTTCATAGGCAAGAAGACCATGGATGTCATAGCAGAGGGAGATCCAGGGTACAAGAAAACAAAGGGTCTGATGAACAGGACTAACACTCTTTCTCAG GTCTTACGGGAggctaaggagagagaggagcaggaaaCAGCCAAGGAGATGTCCTCCGACACAGAAAATAAGGCCCATTACGGAATGCTGTTCGATGAATTCCAGGGCCTATCCCATCTGGAAGCTCTGGAGATTCTCTCCAGGGAGAGTGAGTCAAAG GTAAAGTCTGTTCTGACcactctgtctggagaggagcTGGACCAACTTAAAGAGGACCTGGAGCTCATAAAGGAACCCTTCTCTCTGGTGGAGTTTGATGAGGAGGAGGTGAATGAAAAGAAAG ATGAAGATGGCGCTGAGTTTCTGAGGGAATTAACAGGGGCCCTGGATGGACTACACATATCCACAAAAGCTGACAAACTTGGCAAG GTGAGTAAGAATGCATGTGACCAGATTGCCCAAATGACCAAACTCATAAAGGAAGAAGGGAATGAAGAGGAAGTGGCAAAAACCTATACTGTTGAG GATGTCCACTCGTCGGCCATCAGAAACCTGGCTGAGCTCACAGCCAGATCCATAGAGCAGTTCCACAAAGTGGCCGAGATGATCCTGTTCTGTACCAGCCAGGAGGTCACCACTCTGGAGCAGGCCAAAATCCTCTCGCA GTAA